The genomic interval GGTTGACCTTCGCTGGCAGTCGATCGACGAACTGCTGTGCGAGTTCGGGAAGACAGTCGGCGGGCGGCACGAGATGGACCGTGACCGGGTGGAATTGGGCAGGAAGGCCGTCGATCTGATCGGCGTTGAAGACAGCGTAACTGCGAAGCACGGCGCGCTGTTCTTCGGTCGATCCGCCTGTCAACGGAGACTCGACAGTCTTCATGTACGATTTGTAGAAGATCGCCATTTGCGAGGTTTCGCCCTCCCGAACCTGCGCACCGAAGGATTGCGCCTGCTTGTAGGTCATCCAGGTGCGCGAGAGATATCCGGCGCTGTCGGCGCAAAGCCAGAGCCAGAAGGCATTTATGCCGCGATAGGCTTGGCCAGTCGCGCGCAGCGGGCGACCGCCATCGGAGCCGGGACGCCAGGGTTTTACCCAGGGGCGGACGCCGGCCTCGAGCTTGTCGATGATGGTCTGGGTGATGATGTCGGCGGGTGAGGGCTTGTCGTTGGTCCTGGCCACGATCATTCTCCGGTTGGGTGAGGCACAAACCACTGGTGCATCCTCCACTCATGGGGTGCCAAAGGGTCACAAAACGAGGGGCGACCTCCCGTTAGGAAAGCCGCCCCAAATTGCCTCGAACTGTTAAAAGACGGCGTTAGCCTGCGCCGTGCAGACCTTCCTCCACATAGGCGAGAACGGTCGCCTCCTCTTCGGTGAACTTGGCGAGTACCTCGGCCTCGACGGTCTCGAAATTGTCATAGGTGACCGCAGGCAGCGAAGGTTCTGTATCGGTATCGATGACAGGTCCGTTGCCATTTCCATCCTCGTCCTCATCCTCGTTGTCGACGACGGGTTCGCGGAAGGAATAATGGATCTGGCTGGAACCGGCCTTCTCGATGCCACCGAATTTCATGGCGTCCGGAAGCCATGCGAGAGCGGCTTCGCGAACCTCGGCTTCGACGATCCCGCCGCCGCTGCACAGCGTTGCACACGCGGCTGCAAGTTCTGCCTTCTTGGCATCCTTGTAGCGACCGCGCAGCACGGGGCCACCGATGTCCTGAAGCGCGTCGAGAACCATGTCCTTTTTAACGCGACCGAAGAAGTTCTCGGCGTTGGGCCGCCACCACTGCGCCACCTCGATATTGCACAGGCGACCGAGATGGTCATGGAAGCCGTTTGCCCGGTAGCCGTCGGCGGCGTTGAGGGTTGCGCTGATCGCCTTTGCCGTAGCGTAGGCGATCCACGATCCGCGGGCGGACTCGTCGAGCGCGCGGAAGGCTTCGAACCGTTCGGTCATCGTCGGATATCCGGCCCAACTGGTATCGAGACCCTGGCGCTGGTCCTCCAGTGCGTTCGACGCGGTGCTGCCTTCGTCGCGGAATTTGGGGATCGGCATGTCAGCCGGTCGCGCCGTGACCGAAATCCCGTACTGGATGTAAGCCGACGAGTAGACGATCTGGTCGGCCATCAGGAAGATCGACAGATCGAGTGCCAGGGCCGGATCGCTTGCAACGTGCGCCGCAAGGATCTGGGTGCGTTGGGTGGCCAGCTCGTCCATCAGTGCGACGCTGAGTTTTCCCGAGGTGTCAGGCTTGTCGTCTGCATCAGGCTGACCACCGACCGAGACCGTCTTGATCGGGCGTTCGCTGAACATGCGGGCATGCGTGCGAAGTTCACCATCCGGGCTGATGTAGAGGAAGGTGCCCAGCTGAGCGCGCGTCTCATCATCGGCAACGCGAAGGCTTGCGTCGATCTTTTCAAGCTCGGCCTCGTTCGCCTCGTAGAGCGCCTCGGCTTCCAGCGCCTCGGGGGATTCGGCTTCGAGTTCTTCCTCGAGCCGTTGGCCCAGGGCGTCGTTGGCATCGGTCAGTTCGAACACGCGCGCTTGCTCGGTCTCGGTCAGAGCGCGGGCAGGGGCGTGGTATTCGTGAAGGGCGCGTTCGACATCATAGGGAACGTGGGTGGCGACGATCGGCGTGACGAAGGCAAAACCCTTCTCGACGGCGAGTTCTGCGGCAGCGGTTTCGAGCTTGGTCGCCGCCAGCGCGTCGAGGATCTCGCCATCGGTCCAGCTGGCATCGGCGTCGGTGCCGAACAGGTCGCGCTCGATGCGACCGCCGGCTTCGAGATAGGCGGCTTCGCCCACGAACCGGGCCTTGGCATCGGTTGGCTTGACCGAGCCATTGAGAAGCGAGCGCCGCACGTTGTCGGGGTTGTTACCGTGATAGGCGTTGCCCATCTGCTCGAAGACGCGGGCTTGACGGTCGACATCGTTGACGACGGCATAAGCCTGCGCGACGCCCAGCGTAATCGTGCCGCTGGCGAGCGCCTCGAAGACGACAGGCGCAAGTTCAGCGAGACGGACGCGCTGCTCGAAAAAGCGGGTGGTGACACCGAAACGCTTGGCGACATCTTCTGCGCTGGTGCCCTTGTCGATGAAGAATTTGAAAGCCGTGCACTCGTCGGCCGGATTCATCGGCACGCGGTGGAAGTTCTCCGAAAGACTGGCTTCGATCGACACGTCACTGTCCTCAAGCACCATCACGGGTACTTCATGATCGGCAGGCAGCGTGCCAGCCTTGATGAGGAGCTGAAGCGCGCGGAGGCGACGGCCACCGGCCTTGACGGTGAAGCTGCCGTTCTTCTTGAGAGGGGTGACGACGAGGTTCTGCAAAAGCCCCTGTGCTGCGATATTGGCGGCAAGGCTTTCGAGGTCTGTGTCGCGGTTGGTCTTGCGCACGTTGTCGTTCGAGAGCGAAAGGTTCTTGACCTTAACGGACTGAATCATTGGTCTTCTCCATGCTGAAATGTGGCGCGCCGTGTCCGACGGTCGCGGGAACCTGATCATCAAGCTCATTAATCCCAAAGGGAGCCTCCCCTCCCTTGCGGAGAGGAAAGAGAGTGCCCTGTCGTCTTTTATCCGGTGATGCGTTTGAGGGTTTCGGCCCCGCTGGCAGGGGGAATGAACAACCGGGTCTTGTGCTGAATGATCTCGGTAAAGCAGCCCAGAGCCTTCAGTTCGGACAGGCGGTTCGGTGCCCAGTCGAGCAATTCGAGACGCTGGTTGCCGCCGACCAGGCTGCGCTTCAGCCGGTAAGTGCCAATTGTCATCGTCTCGCCGGTCGCCAGAACGTGTTTGACGGTTTCAGCGCCGGAGACTTCAACATGGGCGTCGATGCCGAAAGCGCCAGCGAGTTTGCCGACGATCGGCGCGGGGACGAGACGGCCGAGGAACGACTGGCCGTCTTGCGTTGTCAGGCGCCAGACCTGAACCACGTTGTCAGGAAGGCTTCCCCAAACGGGCAGGAGTAACCCTGTCACAAGGTAGATCGTCTGGGTTTTGATCCTGGTCCGCATTTCGGCGACTTCGGCGTTCCAAAGGGTCGAAAACTCTTCCTCGTTCGCTTCCTCCCACATGGTTTCCATGAACAGGTCCTGCCGGAACCGCTCGGTGCGGGTAGGCCTGATAAGTTCGTAGCGGCGAACGGTCTGACCCTCGTCGTCGGTGAAGGAGAATGTCGCGGAGCAGAGCGCGGCTTTGCCCGACCGGCGATTGACCATCATCCGGTCGGTTTTGCTGACCATATCCATGATACGATCGAGCGCGAGAGGCTTGTAGCGTTCCTCGGTTTCGAGGCGGAGGATCTCGGTTTCAGCGCCCGTCACCGAATCCCGCCGGATGACGGTGCGATCGAGGATCGTGATGCGTTCAGCCGTGATGCTCTCGACACCGACGTCGAGCGTACCCGCTTCGCGCGCCGCATCGACGCGAGCCTCGATTAGCCCAAGATACTCGTCGAAGATGTCATTCTGCATCGCGATCCGCAAAGCGAGGATCCGATTGAGCCAGCGTTGGATGGGAGGCAGGTCTTCGACCATGCCGCCGCCTTCGCCTTCAAGTCTTAGGCCGGTGAGTTCGACAAAACGCGCCAGCGTGACCGAGGCGAGCTTGCCCTTCCACAGGAGGTTGAACCATGTGACAAGCGATTCCTTGGCATAATCCGATTCCAGATTGTCGCGTGGATCGAACAAGCCCTGTCCGCCCGTCTGCCGCTGGCCGCGTGTCAGTGCGCCGAGACTGTCGAGGCGGCGGGCGATGGTCGAGATGAACCGACGTTCGCCACGGCAATCGGTCGAAACCGGACGGAACAGCGGCGCGCAAGCCTGATGCGTTCGGTGGGTGCGGCCGAGCCCCTGGATGGCGGCATCAGCGCGCCAGCCCGGCTCGAGGAGATAATGGATACGACGCGACCGGTTCTCGGCCGCGAGGCTGGCGTGATAACTGCGGCCTGTGCCGCCTGCATCCGAGAAAATGAGGATGCGCTTGGAACCGCGCATGAAGGCGTCGGTCTCGGCCAGGTTGGAACGCGACGAACGACTTTCGACGCGTTGACGGCCGCTGCTGTCAACGATGATGCGCCGGCTGCGGCCTGTGACTTCTGCCACCATGTCGGTGCCGAAATGGCCGATGATATGGTCGAGCGCGGATCCGACGACGGGAAGCGAACCGAGCTGCTCGAGCATGTCGTCGCGAAGCCGTTCGGCCTCGCGGCTGACGACCGGATTGCCGTCCTCGTCCATCATGGGTTCTGAGCGAACCTTGCCGGTATCGTCGGTAAAGGTCTGCATCTGCCGGGTCGGGAAAGACGCCTTCAGATAATCCATGACAAATTCGCGGGGCGAAAGCTCGATGTCGAGGTTTGCTCGGTGCTCGGGGGAAAGCGTCGCCAGTGCCCGGTTGAGCATGGCTTCGGACGTCGAGACAAGCTGGACGACGACACAATCGCCACGCTCGAGATCGGCCCGCATCGCGGGGATGAGCGAGGGCAGCTTCATCGAGATGAGCAACTGGCCGAAAAAGCGCTGCTTGGTGGACTCGAAGACCGAGATCGCGGCGGCCTTGGCCCCGCTGTTATAGGTATCGCCGGAAAAGGTGTCGGTGATCCGGGTCGCACCGAGCGCGGTCTGGAGGTTCTGGTGGATGATCGCCCAGCCATCGGCATAGGCGTCGTACACGTCGATCTGTTCGGGCGTGAGGTTGTGCTGAAGGACGTCGTATTCGACGCCGGCAAAGCTTAAGGCCCGCGCGGCATAAAGACCCTGTGTCTTCAGATCCCGGGCGATCAGTTCCATCGCAGCGATGCCGCCACGGCGGAGGCTGTCGACGAACTGACGGCGATCGGCAAACGCGGTGCCCGGTCCCCACAATTCGAGGCGGGTCGCATAAGCGAGGTTGTTGACGTCCGATGCGCCGGTTGCCGAGACGTAGAGGACGCGGGCGCGGGGCAGTAGGTTCTGCACGCGAACGCCGGCGATGCCCTGGTCCGAACCTGATTTCATGCCGAAGCGGCCCTCGCCACCGGCAACGCCTGCCATTTCATGCGCTTCGTCGAAAACGATCACTCCGTCGAAGTCGACACCGAGATAATCGAGGATCTGTTGCAGACGCGTGCCCTTGTCGCCGCGGTTGCTGCGCAAAGTGGCGTAGGTGAGGAACAGGATGCCCTCACCGGCACCGATCGGTGTCCCCAGCTTCCACTGGTTGAGATGCTGGATGTCGAGCGGCAGGCCGCCAACGGCCGCCCAGTCACGGCGCGCATCCTCGAGCAAGGTTTCGGTCTTGGAGATCCAGATGTGCTTGCGACTGCCCTTCAGCCAGCGATCGAGGATGATCGAGGCGACCTGTCGGCCCTTACCGGCGCCAGTACCGTCGGCGAGGAAATAGCCTGTGCGATAGGCACGTCCGTCTTCGGACGGCTCGAGCGAGACACCTTCTTCGGCCGGAAGGAAGCGGCCCGTCAGATCGCGGCTGAAGGCCGAACCTGCGTAGATCAAAGTTTCGAGCTGCGCGTCGGAGAGAACACGAGCGTCGACGATCGCGCGGGGAAGCGTCGGCACATAGGTGGGGACGGGTGCCGCGATCGATCCCATTGCGATGGATTCAACGAGCGCGGTCGGATGCGGAGAGGCGCAGGCGATAGCGATCCGGCTCGGGCGGTACGGAAGATACACACCGCTTGCGGCGCCAACGGGGGCAGTCTCCGCAAGGACCGAATAGGCAATGTCGCGTGAGCCGGTCGCGATCGCCGGACCCTTCGACATTGGTTTGATGGGCGCGCGGACGGAGGCTGTCATGCCACCAAACAGCGAGGTCGAACCGACGCGGCGAAGCGGTGTCGGGAGCAAAGCGGGTGCCGGGGCGGTGAACGCCGTGATTGCGTCGAGCGCCTCGGAGAGGGTCGCGCAACGCTTGAGGTCCGCCTTGGCCGTGCTACCCTTGTGAAGGACGAGGATCTTCACAGGCTGGCTGGTGCCGTGTTTGGCATAAGCGTTTGCCGGAAGTTCGAGATAGAGCGCAAGCCCATAGCCTGCGGTCGCGGTCTTCCAGGCTTGCGACGTCGTGTCGATCCGGTCTGGCAGGATCGCGACGCAGCGGCCCCCGGTTGCGAGAACCAGAAGCGCGGCGCGAAGGTGACGGAAGCCCGCGAGAGAATCCACGCCACGTCCCAGACTGCGCGAGAACGGAGGATTGATGAGAACGACGCTCGGGGCGTCCTCATGGAGGTAGAAGTCCGCGATCAGCTCGGCATCTCGCCGGCTGACGTGGACGTCGGGGAATGCAGCTTGCAGCATGTCGGCGCGGGACGCATCGAGTTCGTTCAGAACGAGCTTTGCGCCGGTGCGCGCGGCGAACACGGCAAGAAGGCCGGTGCCGGCCGATGGTTCGAGTACCACGTCGCTTGGACCGATATTGGCGGCAAGCGCGGTGAGATAGGCGATAGGCGCGGGGGTGGAGAATTGCTGAAGTTCGATCTGCTGCTCGCTGCGAACGGTGTGCGTCGGGAGCGAAGCGGTCAGCGCGGAGAGGGCGGTGAGGCGAGCGGCGGGCGTCGCGCCCAGTTCGGCTTTACGCAGGAACATGACTTCGGCCAGTTCGAGGACGTCGTAAGCATCGCGCAAAGACCAGCGGCCTTCAGCCGAGGTCGAGCCGTATGCGGTTTCCATCGCCCAGAGCAGGTTGGCGCGGTTGATCGCGCCGTGACTGGTAAGGACCCTGCAGACTCCAATGGCTGCGGTGATTGAGGGTTCGATAAAATCGAGTTCGAGTGCTGCTGTCGAAGTGCGCATGTGGGCTTGCCTGTCTGTCTGTCCGACGCAAGTGTCGCGTCAAACTGCCGAAGGCATCCTCTCCTCACTCCGGGGTAAGTGCTGGATCTGTTGCATGACTCTAATTCATGCTCGTGATCGACCTGTTGATCCGGTGATATTTCGTATGACTTTTCTCAGTCAATTTCAGTCGCCATTTCGCCGTGCAGCGAATTGGCGTGGTGGGGTGCGCGACTTTCAAAGGTTTAAGTGACCGCAGCAGACCGTTTTCAGTCCAAGGGCGAAATACGATATATTTTTAGCCAGGAGGCCAGATACTCGCCGGTAGTTCTCTTTCAGATATCAGTCAGAATATCCTAATTCTTCAAGATTTTCTTTAAATCAATCACCGACATACCTGTATGTTTCGAGAGCAACTAAAACTGGACTGTCAAACACTGTTCGACATGAAATCGCTTGGAACGACAGTTAACTAGTACAAAAACCGACGCTCGCAGCATCCAAAACGCAAATACTATGCGACCATTGCCACCTGGTTAGTTGGTAAGCGGGCCTTTGGACGCATCACCACGACCGTTTCGGGCTTACCTACTTTCCGCCCCAGCTTATCACGCGCAGGAACTTCGGGAACGACTTCGCGAACCTCGATAGAATAGGTCGGCATCTTATTGTCAGCTGCGATTTTTTTGAGCTGGCTCTTCAAAGTCCGAAGGGGCGAGGTCGAGCCGATTTTCGCGCCTAGCATTTCCAAAGGCATTTCATACTCTTCGTCGCGACAATAGCAGTGGGCTAACTCGTAGAGACGCCGCTCGATCGAGCCGAGACGGAAATAATCGTTATGATAGTCGTAAATACGGTTATCACGCGAAACGGCGCGGACGAGCCAGTCGCAGAGCTGCACGCGAACCGGCATAAGTTGGTCAACGCCGCTAGCGGTTTCGCGCGTGGTCGCTTGCGCTTCAGCGAACCAGGAAAAGAACCCCTTCGTACCGACAGTGCCGGTTTTGATGTTGGTGCGGATTTGTGTACCCTGAAGCCGCCCGAGTGCTTCGATAAAACGATCATAGTCACGGCTCGACGGGCGACTAACGCCGGTAGCCCGGAAAAAGTCGTGCGCATTGAATGTGAAGACGTTCTGTACGTCGCCCGTGCGGCCAATTTGCTGGACCATCAGCGAAAGGACGTAGATCAGGACCTCTTTATCCCACATCGTCGCAATACCGCTTGAACTTGGCTTTATCTCGATTTTGACCCCGTCCATTTCGTAGGTCATCGCCTCCATCTGAGGTCGTTTCGCTAAAGAAAACAGCGGAAAATCCATGATACTTTGTTCGCCGCGGACTTTGCCGTGGAGCGGACTGTCCAGATAGTCGAACAGCTTCCCTTGGGTAAGAGCGACTTCCCGCGAATCCATTGTCAGGCTCCCTCCGGCATGTACGATTAGAGGGGTTATACCCGGTTGTGAGAAAATCTGCAGTCGGATTAGTGACCGCGTTATCGATAGCACGAGGATTCGGAGCGATTTACCCGGCAAATTGGAGCAGGGTGCCAATTCGGGCCTATGAACACCGCAAATTTCTCCCAATGGCACGTGCTATCGATAACGGCGTGAGACGCGATCATCGCTATGGCGTCTAAACCACTGTAAAGATACGGTTCGATCATCGTTGCGACACTCCCCGGTTAACGAGGCGTGACATCAGGCTCCCGATAGGCGTCGCGTCCGTCCCATCGGACATCCCGCGCATGGCTATAACGTGGCTGGTGTCTTTCAGACCGTGAAGCGTTCGACCAAGATTGAGCTCGCCCTTTCCGGCTTTGCTGCTCATACCCCGCAGATAGGCCCCCGGGCGCTGGACCTCGCCGCGCCGATATTTTTGGATTGTGGCAATGACCGACGCGGCCGCCCCGTTCGGACCCATAACGCGGCAAGCTTCCTCGAAGGCGTGGTTGCTGATCCCAGACTGGCTGGCAAGACGTTCTGCGGTGGCGACCATTTCGCCCCACGAGCCGTCGCGGAAGAGAAGACCCGTGCACAGCTCTGGAGCAATTGCCATGATAAAGCTGGGATCGACACCGTGTTTCTTCAGGTCCTCGTCGATCGGCGTCTTGGACTGGCAGGGAAGGGCGTCCTCATTTCTACTACTGTTTTTCGCTGAGCCACTACTTATAACTGCTTTAGCAGATTGGAGTTGCTTTGTAGTTGTAGAGTGAGTGGCCTCAGCATCATCCCAGCATGAACTATGACTATCACTGAAAGAAGCTGTTTCAGAGATAATCCTGGCTGCGACGGCTTCGGCGAGGCAAGAGGCTCGGGCCTCGATTTGCTCAACGCACGCCGTCAACAGGACCGTGTCGCGGACCTGTCGCATCTGCTCGGTTGCCATTAACGCGAGTGCGACGTCATCATCTGCCTTGAGATAATGAAGATCCGTGTCAAAGGCCGTCTGAGCTAGTGCCCTTATTCTCCTGCGGGCTGCGGCAAGTCGTTTTCGCAGAACCGTCAGTGCGTCGTCCTCCGCGGCGCCTTTCGCGGCGCAAGCAACGAACTCCTGGAGCCTCGTCCCGACCGGGGCGAGGACGATGCCATACCCCCATGCTATGAACCCGTCCGCACCGCGGCGTCCGCCTCGATGTCCGTTCGGGCTGTCGATAAAGCCAATAAGGCCAAACGCCTGTGCCTGTTTGAGCAGCTTTTGGACCTGCCGGACGGTAACGCCAAGCTTCTGCGCGAGGAGGTCGTTTGACGGCCAAACAACTGGTAACCTCCCACCCTGCCAGTCTTGCGGCTTTGTCCAAGCAAATAGTAGATCGATCGTTGACACCACCCGCAATGGAACGCCCATATACGGTGCCGCACGCTTGAGCGCCGCCAGCGCATTTGAGGGAGTCAGGCCGGTTTCCAGCCCCCGAAACTCTTCAACGAGCTTGGTCGCCTTGGCAGCATGCTCGTCGAAACGGCGCAATCCCCTTCCAGGGCTTTGGGCAAAAGCCATCGTTCGGTTCTCCCTTAGCGGAAGCCCGTGCGGACAAGCGACACCGTGGCGCCAGAGATGGCGCTTTGGGGTAGCTAAATGGTGAGAAGCCAGCTAGGTGAGGGGTCTCACATCCGCCCTAACCGGCGTCTCGAAAAGCCCGGCCTTGCGCCGGGTTTTTCATGTCCGCACAGAACCCCCTTTTGATCTTTGTGACGCGCGCCCGATTGGACGGCGGCAATCCAGCCTTGAGCCAGTTCACAGCATCGTATGTTAAGGAACGCTCGGCTGCCGGTCGCGCGCCGCGAGTCGTGCTATCGATAACGCAAGCGGAGAAAATCACGTGCTATCGGTAACGACGCGCCGATCTCACTCGTGCTATCGATAACGTGGTAGCGTCCGCGACTCGTGCTATCGATAACGCCGCCCCTGCGCTGCTCGTGCTTTCGGTAACGGCGTCGAACGTAACCGATTCGCATGAGCTCAGCGTCAGTGTCGTGGCAAACTCAAACATCGCTGGAGATTGTTATTCGTTTCAAAGTTGGTCGAGGCCGCAATGGAAAGATTCGTGTGGGTATTCCGGAAAAAACCCCATCGTGGTTTTTGTTCAGTTCCGGCGCACACCGCCTAGCGAGGCAACATAGTTTTATAGACCGATCTCCGCGCCAATCATTTGAAGATCAAGCCATTGGTCCATCGCGTTGATTAGCAAGGGCAGCATGATGACCACTAAGCGCCGCCGATCGCTCGCATCGGCTTCCCGGCCGATATAGCCCAGTGCCTCCATATTCTCGATATGGCGTAGCGCTGTCGTCGTCGAACCACCGCTCAGCGCACAAAGCTGCGAAACCGCCAGATCGCGCCGCTCGCGGCTCGCTACGTATAATTCCAATAACATATCCCAGCTGGGATCGTAGAACCGAACCCCTGGAAAGCGGGATGCTCGTCGACGCCGACCGGCAAGCGCGGCGTTGGCTGCGCCGAGCCGACGCTCATCCTCCTTCTGGCTTGCAGGGCGGGCCGACAGCAGGGTCTCCTCGATTGCCTTGCGAGGGAGCCGGACGACGACGTCGATCAGATCGTCTCCTCGAGATGCCTTTTCCATGATCGTCTTGATCCATTACGTATATGGGGCTCGGCATCCGGCGCGAGGCGCAATGTTCCAAGAGCAAGGGCTCCCAGCGCCAGGTACGCATAGATTCCGAGACCAGTGTGGTAGGCGAAGAGGGGCACCCTCGGGAGGAGCGCCCCGCAAACGCTCATGAAGAGATCAGCGACCGCGAAGCCAGCTGCCCAGATTGGCCAGAAACGGATCGTCGCGACGCCAAGCCAGAAAAAACCGCCCGCTACAGCTACATCGATTGCGAAAACGGAAAGGTCGGCCGGTGCCAGATGGGCAACATTCGCGATGCGCAACACGTCAGTAGCAAGTGCAGCGCAGAGGTTAATGGCTGCGCCTATTCGCTCGGGTCGACCCCCTTTGACGAATGCCAAACCGCATACCGCTAAAAGTGCGGTGTTGAAGCCGATCGCTAAGAGCTCCGCTAAGGCCATTGCTTCCCATCTAGCCGTCGACACTATCCCGTTCGAAGAATCCGTCCACGCTCTCGACCATTGGCTTGGGCGTGCCTTCCCCCCAGCTCGTCTCCGTCAAGCCGAGCTAACGGCCTGCTTTCTCGATCGAGAGATGCGCGCGCATCACCATCTGGTCCTGTCCATCTACGATTGCAGTCAGAGCCGCAACCGTCGCCTTCACGGTGCGATGGGCCATAGCCGGGGAAAGGCGATGGACTTCAGTTGCATCAAGGGTGGTCAACAGGAATTGCGCGGTGTCGCGGGCGGCGAGGTTGATAGATCGTTCCGCCTTGCGCAGCTCATCCGCGATAATTCGGCTGGTGTTCGTAAGTGCGTGCATTGTGCCTCCTCGGGCGCCTCGCGCCCATCACAGTGTTTTCAGCCCAAGCAGGAGAAGCAGCGTCACGATAACCATGCCGGCGGCAGTCAGTCCCAGTGGCGTGGCGATCGCTATGATCACGGTCCACCAAGCGGCCTGCTTCCAAGTCATCATGTTCGCTGCCGCCCCTGCGGTCGGCCAGGCAGGAGGAAGCGGAAAAACAGGCGGGGGTGAAGGTAGGTTGGTTGCAGGGGGCAAAGGCTCTACCCCGCATCATGATCGGCAAGGAGGCGGGCCGCCTCGAAGCGGGTGGGAACCTTGAGAAGATTGTTGGCCTTTAACAGCTGCTTGTCGACCGCACGGTGACTGCTGCCGGTCACAGCAGCGATTTCTTTGGAGCTACGGTGCTGGAGGACGAGACGAAGATAGGATCGTTGTCGTTCGGTCAGGAGGGAAATGGGGTTTGAGTCACTCGATTGATTTTCAGACGTTACATAGGAACGGTCCGCACGGTGGAGCCCACCTTCGGTCTTCAGCATAATTGGTACATAGGTGCGCTACTCGGAACGATTCAACTCCAGATCAGCGCTCCTTTCACGGAAGCAATGCGTGCGCGCAAGGTTCCATGTCGCCTCAAACCACGGGCCAAGATGTTTTAATGTACAGAAGGTATGTCGCGAAGTGCGACCGACGTGTCTTGGAGGTATGCAGCCCAGAACGCGAGAATACGCCCTTCTTCGGGCCTGTCGATTACCGTGAGAGATGCAAACTCCGAAAGCGCACGCGCCAGTTCGTCATTGGAGACGATCCCCTCGCGCTGAAGGATGGTTGCCAGGAAAGCGAGCCAGTCCCCATGTGCTCGCACGAGGGCCTCGAAGTCGGGCAAGGCATGCGATATGGGAGACGCGGGAGCGCCAGAAACACGATCGAATCGCATCCGGGCCTTGAACCAATTCCAAAAGGGCATCGGACGCATTCCATCAACCGCCGCAGTCGGGACGGTTGAACACGCGGGAACACTGGTAACCACGCCCCACGTATTCCCCGCACCAGCACGCCAGCGACAAGGTTTTTTATTCCATGGGCCGCCCGACCTAGTCGGGGACCCAGTGTTCGACCGCAAACGCGGACCAAGCGCGGTGTTCAAGCCGCACAAAGCGATGTCGTTATACAGCAGGCTTTTGTGTATGTGAACCGGCGTGTCGAGGAGACATAACTGTAAGGTCAAACTCTGATTTCTCGCGCGCTGCCGACGACGCATTCGGGCTAGTGGCCGGCACGATGATGCGATGCTGGCGAACGAGTCCGGGCAGCTACCGACCGAGGCTGAGTGAAAACACCAATTCGTGCTACAGGTTATTCTGCATTCCGGGAGACTTGAGGTTCAATCGTTTCGTTGAAGAGCAAGACCGTCGGCAAGATTTTCTGGTGCCGGCATCACTTGATGATTATGTCTGCGAGCACAATCCGGTTCGGGTTGTCGAGTCACTTTTTGGCGAGCTGGATTTGCCGGTGATGGGCTTTGCCGGAGCGACGCCCGCCCAAACTGGACGGCCCGAGTACCACGCTCGACAATGCTCAAAATCTACCTTTACGGTTACCTGAACAGAATTCAGTCGAGGCGACGACTGGAGCGGGAGGCGTAACGCAATATCGAACTGATGTGGCTAACCGGTCAATTGGCACTAGGCTTCAAGACGATGGCCATGTTTCGACGGGACAATGGTGCAGCAATCCGGGCGGTCTGCAGCCAATTTGTGGTGCTGTGCCGACAGCTGAGCCTGTTTGGACTGGCGGCCATTGCAATCGACGGAAGCAATTCCAAAGCAGTGAACAACCGGATCGAGCAGGTCGAAGGCAGCATCGAGCGCTATCTTGCTGCGCTCGATCGTGCCGATCGCGAAGCCAGCGACGTCCCGAAAGCGCGGGTTAACCAGATCAGGGAGAAG from Sphingomonas paeninsulae carries:
- a CDS encoding replication initiator protein A → MDSREVALTQGKLFDYLDSPLHGKVRGEQSIMDFPLFSLAKRPQMEAMTYEMDGVKIEIKPSSSGIATMWDKEVLIYVLSLMVQQIGRTGDVQNVFTFNAHDFFRATGVSRPSSRDYDRFIEALGRLQGTQIRTNIKTGTVGTKGFFSWFAEAQATTRETASGVDQLMPVRVQLCDWLVRAVSRDNRIYDYHNDYFRLGSIERRLYELAHCYCRDEEYEMPLEMLGAKIGSTSPLRTLKSQLKKIAADNKMPTYSIEVREVVPEVPARDKLGRKVGKPETVVVMRPKARLPTNQVAMVA
- a CDS encoding strawberry notch-like NTP hydrolase domain-containing protein, with amino-acid sequence MRTSTAALELDFIEPSITAAIGVCRVLTSHGAINRANLLWAMETAYGSTSAEGRWSLRDAYDVLELAEVMFLRKAELGATPAARLTALSALTASLPTHTVRSEQQIELQQFSTPAPIAYLTALAANIGPSDVVLEPSAGTGLLAVFAARTGAKLVLNELDASRADMLQAAFPDVHVSRRDAELIADFYLHEDAPSVVLINPPFSRSLGRGVDSLAGFRHLRAALLVLATGGRCVAILPDRIDTTSQAWKTATAGYGLALYLELPANAYAKHGTSQPVKILVLHKGSTAKADLKRCATLSEALDAITAFTAPAPALLPTPLRRVGSTSLFGGMTASVRAPIKPMSKGPAIATGSRDIAYSVLAETAPVGAASGVYLPYRPSRIAIACASPHPTALVESIAMGSIAAPVPTYVPTLPRAIVDARVLSDAQLETLIYAGSAFSRDLTGRFLPAEEGVSLEPSEDGRAYRTGYFLADGTGAGKGRQVASIILDRWLKGSRKHIWISKTETLLEDARRDWAAVGGLPLDIQHLNQWKLGTPIGAGEGILFLTYATLRSNRGDKGTRLQQILDYLGVDFDGVIVFDEAHEMAGVAGGEGRFGMKSGSDQGIAGVRVQNLLPRARVLYVSATGASDVNNLAYATRLELWGPGTAFADRRQFVDSLRRGGIAAMELIARDLKTQGLYAARALSFAGVEYDVLQHNLTPEQIDVYDAYADGWAIIHQNLQTALGATRITDTFSGDTYNSGAKAAAISVFESTKQRFFGQLLISMKLPSLIPAMRADLERGDCVVVQLVSTSEAMLNRALATLSPEHRANLDIELSPREFVMDYLKASFPTRQMQTFTDDTGKVRSEPMMDEDGNPVVSREAERLRDDMLEQLGSLPVVGSALDHIIGHFGTDMVAEVTGRSRRIIVDSSGRQRVESRSSRSNLAETDAFMRGSKRILIFSDAGGTGRSYHASLAAENRSRRIHYLLEPGWRADAAIQGLGRTHRTHQACAPLFRPVSTDCRGERRFISTIARRLDSLGALTRGQRQTGGQGLFDPRDNLESDYAKESLVTWFNLLWKGKLASVTLARFVELTGLRLEGEGGGMVEDLPPIQRWLNRILALRIAMQNDIFDEYLGLIEARVDAAREAGTLDVGVESITAERITILDRTVIRRDSVTGAETEILRLETEERYKPLALDRIMDMVSKTDRMMVNRRSGKAALCSATFSFTDDEGQTVRRYELIRPTRTERFRQDLFMETMWEEANEEEFSTLWNAEVAEMRTRIKTQTIYLVTGLLLPVWGSLPDNVVQVWRLTTQDGQSFLGRLVPAPIVGKLAGAFGIDAHVEVSGAETVKHVLATGETMTIGTYRLKRSLVGGNQRLELLDWAPNRLSELKALGCFTEIIQHKTRLFIPPASGAETLKRITG
- the repC gene encoding plasmid replication protein RepC, producing MAFAQSPGRGLRRFDEHAAKATKLVEEFRGLETGLTPSNALAALKRAAPYMGVPLRVVSTIDLLFAWTKPQDWQGGRLPVVWPSNDLLAQKLGVTVRQVQKLLKQAQAFGLIGFIDSPNGHRGGRRGADGFIAWGYGIVLAPVGTRLQEFVACAAKGAAEDDALTVLRKRLAAARRRIRALAQTAFDTDLHYLKADDDVALALMATEQMRQVRDTVLLTACVEQIEARASCLAEAVAARIISETASFSDSHSSCWDDAEATHSTTTKQLQSAKAVISSGSAKNSSRNEDALPCQSKTPIDEDLKKHGVDPSFIMAIAPELCTGLLFRDGSWGEMVATAERLASQSGISNHAFEEACRVMGPNGAAASVIATIQKYRRGEVQRPGAYLRGMSSKAGKGELNLGRTLHGLKDTSHVIAMRGMSDGTDATPIGSLMSRLVNRGVSQR